A portion of the Lolium rigidum isolate FL_2022 chromosome 1, APGP_CSIRO_Lrig_0.1, whole genome shotgun sequence genome contains these proteins:
- the LOC124683003 gene encoding B-box zinc finger protein 19-like, which produces MSSAAGGDGKVKNACELCGAAARVYCGADDATLCWGCDAQVHGANFLVARHARALLCRGCARPTPWRAAGPRLGPTASICELCVGRGRGRAAHGVAGDGHGEQNEEEMIEDEDDEEEEEGEGENQVVPWADDAEATPPPVASSTSSSSREAAPNAKEDPPCSTSQPSLCNHASPARRAGRSDEATSSRNGGRLFASRHRKRSTSDFLSSGPAQSVSGTPARNRSSAAFGRNDFS; this is translated from the exons ATGTCGTCGGCGGCCGGAGGGGACGGCAAGGTTAAGAACGCGTGCGAGCTCTGCGGGGCTGCGGCGCGGGTGTACTGCGGCGCCGACGACGCCACGCTCTGCTGGGGCTGCGACGCGCAGGTGCACGGCGCCAACTTCCTCGTCGCCAGGCACGCGCGCGCGCTGCTCTGCCGCGGGTGCGCGCGGCCCACGCCGTGGCGCGCCGCGGGGCCCCGCCTCGGCCCGACGGCCTCCATCTGCGAGCTCTGCGTCGGCCGGGGccgcggccgcgccgcccacggggTGGCCGGAGATGGCCACGGCGAGCAGAACGAGGAGGAGATgatcgaggacgaggacgacgaggaggaggaggagggggagggggagaaccAGGTCGTGCCGTGGGCGGACGACGCGGAGGCCACGCCGCCGCCCGTCGCCAGCTCCACGTCCAGCAGCAGCCGGGAGGCCGCCCCTAACGCAAAG GAGGACCCGCCGTGCTCCACGTCGCAGCCGAGCCTCTGTAACCACGCCTCGCCCGCACGCCGCGCCGGCCGGAGCGACGAGGCCACCTCCTCTCGGAACGGCGGCCGCTTGTTCGCCTCCCGGCACAGGAAGAGATCGACCTCGGATTTCCTCAGCTCCGGGCCGGCGCAGTCGGTCAGCGGCACGCCAGCGAGGAATCGCTCTAGCGCGGCCTTTGGTCGGAACGA CTTTTCATGA